One genomic window of Punica granatum isolate Tunisia-2019 chromosome 1, ASM765513v2, whole genome shotgun sequence includes the following:
- the LOC116206117 gene encoding NAC domain-containing protein 92-like has translation MEIPHIPGLDFDPSSILLLTHYLKQRILDHFHSGNPNYSMNHHLIPDIELYKWDPEELPRQYDRLAEARSNGRQWFFFCLRKENYRNNSRSERTIPNVGYWKITSSDKKVKSEDTGKEIGKKKTLTFYRGRSSSGIVTNWGMHEYHLNPSYLDYNIEEMPFVVCHVFKRSGRRSDGTA, from the exons ATGGAAATTCCACATATCCCGGGATTAGATTTTGACCCATCTAGCATCCTACTTCTGACTCATTACTTGAAGCAGAGGATTCTGGACCACTTCCATTCCGGAAATCCCAATTATTCGATGAATCATCACCTGATCCCGGATATCGAGCTCTACAAGTGGGATCCCGAGGAACTGCCTCGCCAGTACGATA GGTTAGCGGAGGCGAGGTCTAATGGAAGGCAATGGTTCTTCTTTTGTCTTCGAAAAGAGAACTATCGTAACAACAGTCGGTCTGAGAGGACTATTCCAAATGTTGGTTATTGGAAGATTACTAGTTCAGACAAGAAAGTGAAGAGCGAAGATACTGGCAAAGAGATAGGCAAGAAGAAGACATTGACTTTCTACCGAGGGCGGAGTTCCAGTGGGATCGTGACCAATTGGGGAATGCATGAATACCACCTAAATCCATCGTATCTCGACTACAACATCGAAGAG ATGCCCTTTGTTGTCTGCCATGTGTTCAAGAGAAGTGGCAGAAGGAGTGACGGTACTGCCTAG